One part of the Glycine soja cultivar W05 chromosome 11, ASM419377v2, whole genome shotgun sequence genome encodes these proteins:
- the LOC114376744 gene encoding interactor of constitutive active ROPs 3-like isoform X2 has protein sequence MFNMATRSGSSEVPQKVSPRAVRKLKPTTLDIDSASSLSQATKSSKERSPKVTDRRSPRSPVVERKRPSKISELESQISQLQNDLKKVKDQLILSESCKKQAQQEAEESKEQLLALSAKLEESQKQVLDLCSTGEARVLELQNIVEERDMACQSELESSKKQLSVESAALASATNEIQMLKAQLELVANCESVQSQHAESADIELLNLKQNLSETLSLVDALKNQLRDCKESEAQAQALVNETMMQLEAAKGTVEFLRADVAKAVDGYNSIAKELDQSEARVNSLEAFVSNLETDPINNKCILSENVADDHKFEYQPEILKQGEDPSQLEAEVVSLKSEVERLRSAIETAEIKYQEEQNRSTVQIRNAYELVDQIKSESCQRECELEAELKKKKADIEELKANLMDKETELQGIVEENDNLNLKLQESMSSKNEHELKREIKRLEECVAELKADMMDKETMLQSISEENETLKSEMNNCSKAREEVAAEVEQVRAAEREALMKLGIVMEEADKSNKKAARVAEQLEATQAANSEMEAELRRLKVQSDQWRKAAEAAAVMISTGNNNGRLTERTVSLDNNNYKGSPYAEDMDDDFQRKKNGNMLKKIGVLWKKPQK, from the exons ATGTTTAATATGGCTACAAG AAGTGGGTCCTCTGAAGTGCCTCAGAAGGTGTCTCCACGTGCCGTGCGCAAACTCAAGCCTACTACTCTGGACATCGACTCTGCATCTTCTTTAAGTCAGGCTACTAAATCATCAAAGGAAAGAAGCCCCAAAGTCACTGACCGCAGATCACCCAGAAGCCCAGTTGTTGAG AGGAAGCGCCCCAGCAAAATATCTGAGTTGGAATCTCAAATTTCTCAACTCCAAAATGACTTGAAGAAGGTAAAGGACCAGCTTATTTTGTCTGAATCATGCAAGAAGCAAGCTCAGCAAGAAGCTGAGGAGTCCAAGGAGCAACTACTAGCCCTATCTGCAAAACTTGAAGAGTCACAAAAACAAGTTCTGGATCTTTGTTCTACTGGAGAAGCTCGCGTTCTTGAGCTCCAGAATATCGTAGAAGAACGTGATATGGCATGCCAATCTGAGCTTGAGTCTTCCAAAAAGCAGCTCTCAGTTGAGTCTGCTGCCCTGGCCTCTGCAACGAACGAAATTCAGATGCTCAAGGCGCAACTTGAATTGGTAGCTAATTGTGAGAGTGTGCAATCTCAACACGCAGAATCAGCAGACATTGAGCTTCTTAACCTGAAGCAGAACTTGTCCGAAACGCTTTCTCTTGTGGATGCCTTGAAAAACCAACTAAGGGATTGCAAAGAATCTGAAGCTCAGGCCCAAGCATTGGTCAATGAAACTATGATGCAACTTGAGGCTGCAAAAGGAACTGTTGAGTTCCTAAGGGCTGATGTTGCGAAAGCTGTTGATGGCTACAACTCCATTGCTAAAGAGTTAGACCAATCTGAAGCACGGGTGAACTCACTAGAGGCATTTGTTAGCAATCTTGAGACAGACCCCATCAATAATAAATGCATCCTTTCAGAAAATGTTGCAGATGATCATAAATTTGAGTACCAACCTGAAATATTGAAACAGGGTGAGGATCCTAGTCAGCTGGAAGCAGAAGTTGTTTCTTTGAAGTCCGAGGTTGAACGATTGAGATCTGCTATAGAGACTGCTGAGATTAAATACCAAGAAGAACAGAATCGGAGCACGGTGCAGATCAGGAATGCCTACGAGTTAGTAGACCAGATAAAATCTGAAtcatgtcagagggaatgtgaGCTAGAGGCtgagttgaaaaagaaaaaagctgaTATTGAAGAGTTGAAGGCTAACCTAATGGACAAGGAAACTGAGTTGCAAGGCATTGTGGAGGAGAATGACAACCTGAACCTAAAGCTTCAAGAGAGCATGTCATCCAAAAACGAGCACGAACTAAAAAGGGAAATTAAAAGACTAGAAGAATGTGTGGCGGAACTGAAGGCAGATATGATGGACAAGGAGACAATGCTGCAAAGCATATCTGAAGAGAACGAAACGCTGAAATCGGAAATGAACAACTGCAGCAAAGCAAGGGAGGAAGTTGCTGCTGAAGTAGAGCAAGTGAGGGCAGCGGAACGCGAGGCTCTCATGAAACTCGGGATTGTGATGGAGGAGGCAGATAAGAGCAACAAGAAGGCTGCAAGAGTGGCTGAGCAGCTGGAGGCAACACAAGCCGCGAACTCAGAAATGGAAGCAGAACTGAGAAGACTGAAGGTGCAGTCTGATCAGTGGAGGAAGGCTGCAGAGGCAGCTGCTGTTATGATTTCAACAGGGAACAACAATGGGAGGCTCACAGAGAGAACTGTGTCTTTGGATAACAACAACTACAAGGGCTCACCCTATGCTGAAGACATGGATGATGACTTCCAGAGGAAGAAAAATGGCAACATGCTGAAGAAGATCGGGGTCTTGTGGAAGAAGCCTCAAAAATAG
- the LOC114376744 gene encoding interactor of constitutive active ROPs 3-like isoform X1: MQTPKTRSGSSEVPQKVSPRAVRKLKPTTLDIDSASSLSQATKSSKERSPKVTDRRSPRSPVVERKRPSKISELESQISQLQNDLKKVKDQLILSESCKKQAQQEAEESKEQLLALSAKLEESQKQVLDLCSTGEARVLELQNIVEERDMACQSELESSKKQLSVESAALASATNEIQMLKAQLELVANCESVQSQHAESADIELLNLKQNLSETLSLVDALKNQLRDCKESEAQAQALVNETMMQLEAAKGTVEFLRADVAKAVDGYNSIAKELDQSEARVNSLEAFVSNLETDPINNKCILSENVADDHKFEYQPEILKQGEDPSQLEAEVVSLKSEVERLRSAIETAEIKYQEEQNRSTVQIRNAYELVDQIKSESCQRECELEAELKKKKADIEELKANLMDKETELQGIVEENDNLNLKLQESMSSKNEHELKREIKRLEECVAELKADMMDKETMLQSISEENETLKSEMNNCSKAREEVAAEVEQVRAAEREALMKLGIVMEEADKSNKKAARVAEQLEATQAANSEMEAELRRLKVQSDQWRKAAEAAAVMISTGNNNGRLTERTVSLDNNNYKGSPYAEDMDDDFQRKKNGNMLKKIGVLWKKPQK, translated from the exons AAGTGGGTCCTCTGAAGTGCCTCAGAAGGTGTCTCCACGTGCCGTGCGCAAACTCAAGCCTACTACTCTGGACATCGACTCTGCATCTTCTTTAAGTCAGGCTACTAAATCATCAAAGGAAAGAAGCCCCAAAGTCACTGACCGCAGATCACCCAGAAGCCCAGTTGTTGAG AGGAAGCGCCCCAGCAAAATATCTGAGTTGGAATCTCAAATTTCTCAACTCCAAAATGACTTGAAGAAGGTAAAGGACCAGCTTATTTTGTCTGAATCATGCAAGAAGCAAGCTCAGCAAGAAGCTGAGGAGTCCAAGGAGCAACTACTAGCCCTATCTGCAAAACTTGAAGAGTCACAAAAACAAGTTCTGGATCTTTGTTCTACTGGAGAAGCTCGCGTTCTTGAGCTCCAGAATATCGTAGAAGAACGTGATATGGCATGCCAATCTGAGCTTGAGTCTTCCAAAAAGCAGCTCTCAGTTGAGTCTGCTGCCCTGGCCTCTGCAACGAACGAAATTCAGATGCTCAAGGCGCAACTTGAATTGGTAGCTAATTGTGAGAGTGTGCAATCTCAACACGCAGAATCAGCAGACATTGAGCTTCTTAACCTGAAGCAGAACTTGTCCGAAACGCTTTCTCTTGTGGATGCCTTGAAAAACCAACTAAGGGATTGCAAAGAATCTGAAGCTCAGGCCCAAGCATTGGTCAATGAAACTATGATGCAACTTGAGGCTGCAAAAGGAACTGTTGAGTTCCTAAGGGCTGATGTTGCGAAAGCTGTTGATGGCTACAACTCCATTGCTAAAGAGTTAGACCAATCTGAAGCACGGGTGAACTCACTAGAGGCATTTGTTAGCAATCTTGAGACAGACCCCATCAATAATAAATGCATCCTTTCAGAAAATGTTGCAGATGATCATAAATTTGAGTACCAACCTGAAATATTGAAACAGGGTGAGGATCCTAGTCAGCTGGAAGCAGAAGTTGTTTCTTTGAAGTCCGAGGTTGAACGATTGAGATCTGCTATAGAGACTGCTGAGATTAAATACCAAGAAGAACAGAATCGGAGCACGGTGCAGATCAGGAATGCCTACGAGTTAGTAGACCAGATAAAATCTGAAtcatgtcagagggaatgtgaGCTAGAGGCtgagttgaaaaagaaaaaagctgaTATTGAAGAGTTGAAGGCTAACCTAATGGACAAGGAAACTGAGTTGCAAGGCATTGTGGAGGAGAATGACAACCTGAACCTAAAGCTTCAAGAGAGCATGTCATCCAAAAACGAGCACGAACTAAAAAGGGAAATTAAAAGACTAGAAGAATGTGTGGCGGAACTGAAGGCAGATATGATGGACAAGGAGACAATGCTGCAAAGCATATCTGAAGAGAACGAAACGCTGAAATCGGAAATGAACAACTGCAGCAAAGCAAGGGAGGAAGTTGCTGCTGAAGTAGAGCAAGTGAGGGCAGCGGAACGCGAGGCTCTCATGAAACTCGGGATTGTGATGGAGGAGGCAGATAAGAGCAACAAGAAGGCTGCAAGAGTGGCTGAGCAGCTGGAGGCAACACAAGCCGCGAACTCAGAAATGGAAGCAGAACTGAGAAGACTGAAGGTGCAGTCTGATCAGTGGAGGAAGGCTGCAGAGGCAGCTGCTGTTATGATTTCAACAGGGAACAACAATGGGAGGCTCACAGAGAGAACTGTGTCTTTGGATAACAACAACTACAAGGGCTCACCCTATGCTGAAGACATGGATGATGACTTCCAGAGGAAGAAAAATGGCAACATGCTGAAGAAGATCGGGGTCTTGTGGAAGAAGCCTCAAAAATAG